A region of the Pseudomonas sp. J452 genome:
GCTGGAATGGCAAGATCAGTCTTGATGCAATGACGCTTGCCGGCGCTCTTCTTTCTTGACCTCCTCCTGAAACGCCTCATCCAACAAGCTAGGGCGCTTCCTCCAGGGCTTGCGGTCGGGCTCAGGCTGCGCCGCATAGGTCACGACTTCCCCGCCGTAAACCGCCTCAAACCGTTGCTTCTGGCGCTCAAGCTCAGCGCGCAGTTCGTCTTTCGTCATGCTCTGCCCTGAAGATTCGGATGATCTGAGATTGCCACACCTTCCGGCCGCCCAGCTTAGGGACCAAGTGGCGATTCACAACTTGGCTGCTTCCTACGGTGAAGGCAATCCAAGACGTGCGGTGCTGATTGGCGACCCTAGCTGAGGAGTGGAGAGAGAAAGTGACGAACGAACACGCCTGTACTTGGCTTCCGGGTAAAATCCATCGTTCCTAAAAGAGCAATCATGGCCTCGGAGGCAGGGAGGCACCGAACCATTAATCGACGATTATTTCCTCTTAGATCATTCACAAACCATTGAACTACTTGACTCGCATAGCCCCGTCTCCGATATTCAGGAGCTATTATCAGCATATGAAGCTCCATTTCCGCAGGTTCTGGACATGCTCGTAAAATAACAAACCCCACAGATTCACGACCAACAACGAGCATCTGCAAAATCACACCCACTTGCTGCCTTGCTCTATAAGAGTCGACCGATAGGCGTAACTGCTGCATGTATGAGTCGACCGCCGTGGGAGTGTCCAGGCCTGTAAAGTGACCGTTACGCGCCTCCGTCATAAGCAGTGCTCGCACAGTCGATAAATCCACATCCGAAGCCTCGCACAATTGCAACTCCGTCTTCCTGCGCCTAAATAAACTAAAAATAGCCCACATACTTTCTTTCCTACTCGCCAAAATTAATCGTCTGACAGATATAAATCAACGAGATAGTGATAGAAGTGAATGCCACACCCCTGAATACTTCTTACTTCGTGATAGCAACTCAAATGCGATTCACGAATCAAGTCATTCGCTGCATGACCTTTGCACCTTGTATCAAACCCTTCATAGTCGATACTATTAATATGCAACTGATAGTCCATACATAGCTTATTAAAATCCGGACTAGCCACATAAACCACAACAATTATCGGGCTCGCACCAACCGAATTGTATCCCGCTACTTTATTTAGGTGCTCATTAATAACTGTTGTATTGAGCCCCTGAACTCGAAAGGCCTCAAGAAGCGAAACACGATTTGAATCACCGTCAAAAATCCAACCATCCCCTTCCCCTACACCTTTCCCTGAGGCGGACTTACCCGCCCTGGACTGATCAGCAACAGTCCACTTTAAATAATTCAAGCGATGCCTAAGAATTGAAACAAGCCAATCGTTGATCATGTCCTCATCATCAAGCGGGATAGTTTTTCCACCACCTACTTTTTTACGCTGCAAATTACTCTTGCGACTCAATAGCTCGCGCACCGCCAATTCTGTATTTTT
Encoded here:
- a CDS encoding GNAT family N-acetyltransferase, yielding MWAIFSLFRRRKTELQLCEASDVDLSTVRALLMTEARNGHFTGLDTPTAVDSYMQQLRLSVDSYRARQQVGVILQMLVVGRESVGFVILRACPEPAEMELHMLIIAPEYRRRGYASQVVQWFVNDLRGNNRRLMVRCLPASEAMIALLGTMDFTRKPSTGVFVRHFLSPLLS